A portion of the Rhizophagus irregularis chromosome 17, complete sequence genome contains these proteins:
- a CDS encoding ERMES complex Ca(2+)-binding regulatory GTPase gem1, translating to MRREVRILLVGDDGVGKSTLITSLIRETFVSELQHVVPEVTIPPEVTPENVTTHIVDSSARSDNREQLKTEIKKANVICIVYAIDNPHTFNRLASFWLPFIRSLGVNVPIVLVGNKIDLRGDQITNQSLEDEIIPIMNDFKEVETCVECSAKQPLNVSEVFYFAQKAVLHPTAPLYDSREHVLKPACIEALKRIFNLCDRDKDGVLNDDELNEFQRKCFNAPLQQQELEGVKEVVKEHEPAGVDDVGLTELGFLFLHTLFIQRGRLETTWTVLRKFGYGDDLSLREDFLYPSFEVPHDCSVELSPLGYEFFTEIFQVFDKDKDGALKESELAQLFSTSPGDPWANSDFPHTTITNDAGAVTLQGWLAQWSMTTLLDYKTTLSYLAYLGFEDDTRMALKVTRPRKADRKRNKVQRNVFLAYVFGAAGSGKTSLLKAFVNKPYTNGYTPTTRPFCAVNSVEIKGAEKYLVLQEFGSKYEAEILQNKRKMEACDLLCFVFDSSDVNSFSYIVELRKRHNLDNYPTVFVATKSDSDLVQQRNEVQPDVYCHDLGLSGPVSVSVKNHQTADLWNHLVGVAINPVPATPGLAGSAHESSKVKKYLTFTAVMGALGGAAFLGYRLYQQQRGFGNISKRDIL from the exons ATGCGACGTGAAGTAAGAATTTTGCTTGTTGGGGACG aCGGCGTTGGAAAGAGCACATTGATAACGTCTCTTATTAGGGAAACTTTTGTCTCTGAG CTCCAACACGTCGTACCTGAAGTTACCATTCCACCTGAAGTTACTCCTGAAAATGTAACAACACATATTGTAGATTCATCTG CTCGATCAGACAATCGTGAACAATTGAAAACAGAAATTAAAAAGGCAAATGTAATATGCATCGTTTATGCGATAGATAACCCACATACATTTAATCGCCTGGCATCATTCTGGTTACCTTTTATAAGAAGTCTCGGTGTGAAT GTTCCAATTGTATTAGTAGGAAATAAAATCGACCTTCGAGGTGATCAAATTACCAACCAGTCATTAGAAGATGAAATAATACCCATCATGAATGACTTCAAg GAAGTAGAAACATGTGTAGAATGTTCGGCAAAGCAACCATTGAATGTTTCagaagttttttattttgcacAAAAGGCTGTATTACATCCAACTGCGCCTTTGTATGATTCTCGGGAACAT GTATTAAAACCAGCTTGTATTGAAGCTCTCAAAAGGATCTTTAATTTATGTGATCGTGACAAGGATGGAGTGCTTAATGATGATGAGTTGAATGAATTTCAg CGAAAATGTTTCAATGCACCATTACAACAACAAGAACTTGAAGGAGTTAAAGAAGTTGTGAAAGAACATGAACCAGCTGGTGTTGATGATGTAGGATTAACAGAACTaggttttttatttcttcatacTCTCTTTATACAACGTGGACGGCTTGAAACTACATGGACTGTTTTAAGGAAATTCGGTTATGGTGATGATCTGTCATTAAGGGAGGATTTTCTTTATCCTTC GTTTGAGGTTCCACATGATTGTTCAGTTGAATTAAGCCCTTTAGGGTATGAATTCTTTACGGAAATATTTCAAGTTTTTGACAAA GATAAGGATGGTGCTTTGAAGGAAAGTGAATTAGCTCAATTGTTTAGTACTTCACCTGGAGATCCATGGGCAAATTCAGATTTTCCCCACACTACAATTACGAACGACGCAGGAGCTGTTACTTTACAAGGATGGTTGGCACAATGGAG taTGACAACACTTCTTGATTATAAGACGACGTTATCATATCTAGCTTATTTGGGATTTGAGGATGATACACGAATGGCTTTAAAAGTTACAAGACCAAGGAAAGCTGACAGGAAACGAAATAAAGTGCAACGTAATGTTTTTTTAGCATATGTATTTGGTGCAGCCGGTTCTGGTAAG acttCCTTATTAAAAGCTTTCGTTAATAAGCCATATACAAATGGTTATACACCTACTACAAGACCATTCTGTGCGGTGAACTCTGTTGAGATTAAAGGCGCGGAAAAATATTTAGTG ttacaaGAGTTTGGTTCTAAATATGAGGCAGAAATACTTCAGAATAAACGTAAAATGGAAGCTTGTGATTTGCTATGTTTTGTATTTGATTCTAGTGATGTAAACTCGTTCTCATATATTGTAGAACTTCGG AAGCGACACAATTTAGATAATTATCCTACGGTATTTGTTGCTACAAAGAGCGATTCCGATTTAGTTCAACAg cGTAATGAAGTCCAGCCTGATGTATATTGCCATGACCTCGGTTTATCTGGTCCTGTTAGCGTTTCCGTAAAGAATCATCAAACAGCAGACTTGTGGAACCATTTAGTAGGAGTAGCAATTAATCCAGTTCCTGCTACACCAGGGCTTGCAGGTTCAGCACACGAATCTTCTAAGGTTAAGAAATATTTGACTTTTACAGCAGTTATGGGAGCATTAGGAGGAGCTGCCTTTTTAGGGTATAGGTTATACCAACAGCAACGGGGATTTGGGAATATATCAAAGCGGGAtatactatag